In one Cygnus olor isolate bCygOlo1 chromosome 27, bCygOlo1.pri.v2, whole genome shotgun sequence genomic region, the following are encoded:
- the LOC121060371 gene encoding putative cuticle collagen 155: MKEAATAAWLQDRADLLLTVAVNNATRLGDLQQVEFGRRMGNGQQLAVDMPEAGGHVAQELLALAERTCCGMCPCTCVGLPGPRGPSGPAGGKGVAGSKGRDGDEGEHGHSGEQGPAGLRGSRGMQGCPGQCGAKASIRHTHGAGACCCPPAHPHLL; encoded by the exons CCGGGCCGACCTGCTGCTGACCGTGGCCGTGAACAACGCCACGAGGCTGGGGGACCTGCAGCAGGTCGAGTTCGGGCGGCGCATGGGCAACGGGCAGCAGCTCGCCGTGGACATGCCCGAGGCCGGCGGGCACGTGGCGCAGGAGCTG CTGGCACTGGCGGAGAGGACGTGCTGCGGGATGTGTCCCTGCACCTGCGTGGGGCTGCCCGGCCCGCGGGGCCCCAGCGGCCCCGCGGGAGGCAAG GGGGTGGCCGGCAGCAAGGGACGTGATGGAGACGAAGGCGAGCACGGGCACAGC ggggagcagggacCAGCAGGTCTCCGAGGCAGCCGGGGGATGCAGGGATGCCCAGGACAGTGTGGAGCGAAGGCGAGCATCCggcaca CCCACGGTGcgggtgcctgctgctgccctcctgctcacCCTCATCTCCTTTAG